One Xenopus tropicalis strain Nigerian chromosome 8, UCB_Xtro_10.0, whole genome shotgun sequence genomic window carries:
- the LOC116406494 gene encoding zinc finger CCHC domain-containing protein 3-like: MAPATAASRGKNSGKKSENVSTGSRNAPPKTGPATQAPAQASALPPKANQSPNLEPWMRQTVVLRLKEVEGKVPDMSTGVFGKKMVMEQGFSKAETVSIQTFIGGLFYITFASMAICRRYWERVKAAGPESPFTRFVGNSPIQREERRVTVAMRNPHTPVKDIITFLSRFCTVIKDPSQIMDSNGFWTGKYSVLVKLQREEGSADGLKHLPQSFSLGSSPGLLYYPDQPQTCRKCGQLGHQAKTCTANACRICKVLGHEAKNCPRSKACNLCGLADHIYRDCPQRSRTYASVAQAKPTPPAPANTQKKGKPPAPAKAKVTPPAPAKNNGNKEKNALCKKRTREAEESPAAEQQQERKKAVTDLDGTTSSEEGEEVEAVHITEVEAEDMELLLEELEQIPVEPADVNRVLQLEEALLQQLESPEESPPPPDNAGGDPPDRSGNV; encoded by the exons ATGGCTCCTGCTACAGCTGCCAGCAGAGGGAAGAACTCTGGGAAGAAATCGGAAAATGTCTCCACGGGCTCCAGGAACGCACCACCCAAAACTGGACCCGCAACCCAAGCACCAGCCCAGGCCTCCGCTCTGCCTCCCAAGGCTAACCAGTCCCCCAATCTGGAGCCATGGATGAGACAGACGGTTGTGCTAAGGCTAAAAGAGGTGGAAGGTAAGGTCCCGGACATGTCGACAGGTGTGTTCGGGAAAAAGATGGTAATGGAACAGGGATTCTCCAAGGCAGAGACGGTGAGTATACAGACCTTCATAGGGGGACTGTTTTACATCACCTTCGCTTCCATGGCTATTTGCAGGAGGTactgggaaagggttaaagcgGCGGGGCCCGAATCCCCTTTTACTCGCTTTGTGGGCAACAGCCCTATTCAAAGAGAGGAAAGGCGGGTGACGGTCGCAATGCGAAACCCCCACACACCAGTGAAAGATATTATCACCTTCCTGAGCAGATTCTGCACGGTCATCAAGGATCCCAGCCAAATCATGGACTCAAACGGCTTCTGGACGGGTAAGTATTCGGTCCTGGTAAAGCTCCAGCGGGAAGAGGGCTCAGCAGATGGGCTCAAACACCTCCCCCAGAGTTTCTCTCTCGGCAGCTCCCCCGGACTCCTCTACTACCCAGACCAGCCTCAAACCTGCAGGAAATGTGGACAGTTGGGACACCAAGCAAAAACCTGCACAGCAAATGCATGCAGGATCTGCAAGGTGCTGGGCCATGAGGCCAAAAACTGCCCCCGCTCCAAGGCCTGCAACTTATGTGGATTGGCTGACCACATCTACAGAGACTGCCCACAGAGATCAAGAACCTATGCGTCTGTGGCTCAGGCGAAACCGACACCTCCAGCCCCAGCCAATACACAAAAGAAAGGAAAGCCTCCAGCCCCAGCCAAAGCCAAGGTAACACCTCCGGCTCCGGCCAAGAACAATGGGAACAAGGAGAAGAATG CCCTCTGCAAAAAAAGGACCAGAGAAGCAGAGGAAAGCCCAGCGGCTGAACAACAACAGGAGAGGAAGAAAGCCGTCACTGACCTGGACGGCACAACATCATCAGAGGAGGGGGAGGAGGTGGAGGCAGTGCACATCACAGAGGTAGAAGCAGAGGACATGGAACTGCTCCTGGAAGAACTCGAGCAGATCCCAGTCGAACCTGCAGATGTCAACAGGGTCCTGCAACTGGAAGAGGCCCTGCTACAGCAGCTGGAATCTCCGGAGGAGAGTCCCCCCCCGCCCGACAATGCAGGAGGAGACCCGCCCGACCGGAGTGgtaatgtataa